A genomic segment from Syntrophotalea acetylenivorans encodes:
- the glyQ gene encoding glycine--tRNA ligase subunit alpha, whose translation MTFQELILSLQNYWAGQGCILQQPYDLEKGAGTFHPATFLRVLGPEPWKVAYVEPSRRPTDGRYGENPNRLQHYYQFQVIMKPSPMNIQELYLDSLKSFGISPSQHDIRFVEDDWESPTLGAWGLGWEVWLDGMEITQFTYFQQVGGIDLKPVSSEITYGCERIAMYLQGVDNVYDLEWAPGIKYGDVHHQTEVEFSTYNFEVADTEMLFKSFDMYEKECSRLVEKQLVFPAYDFVLKASHAFNLLDARGVISVTERAHYIGRVRTLSRLCAEGYVALREKMGFPLLKG comes from the coding sequence GTGACATTTCAAGAACTCATTCTTTCCCTACAAAATTACTGGGCCGGCCAGGGGTGTATCCTTCAACAGCCTTATGACCTGGAAAAAGGTGCCGGTACTTTCCATCCGGCCACCTTTTTACGTGTCCTCGGTCCCGAGCCCTGGAAGGTCGCTTACGTCGAGCCTTCGCGGCGTCCTACCGACGGTCGCTACGGTGAAAATCCCAACCGGTTGCAGCACTATTACCAGTTTCAGGTGATCATGAAACCGTCGCCCATGAACATTCAGGAACTCTATCTTGATTCCCTGAAAAGCTTCGGTATCAGCCCGTCCCAGCACGACATCCGTTTTGTCGAGGACGACTGGGAATCTCCGACCCTCGGTGCTTGGGGACTCGGCTGGGAAGTCTGGTTGGACGGTATGGAGATTACCCAGTTTACCTACTTTCAACAGGTGGGCGGTATCGACCTGAAACCGGTGTCATCGGAAATTACCTACGGCTGCGAGCGGATCGCCATGTATCTGCAGGGAGTCGATAATGTATACGATCTGGAATGGGCGCCGGGCATCAAGTACGGCGACGTCCACCATCAGACCGAAGTTGAATTTTCGACTTACAATTTCGAGGTGGCTGACACTGAGATGTTGTTCAAATCGTTCGATATGTACGAAAAGGAATGTTCCCGGCTGGTAGAAAAACAACTGGTTTTTCCTGCGTACGACTTCGTACTCAAGGCATCCCATGCCTTTAATCTGCTCGATGCTCGCGGGGTGATTTCGGTTACCGAGCGGGCCCACTACATCGGGCGGGTTCGTACTCTGTCCCGTCTCTGTGCCGAAGGGTATGTTGCCCTGCGGGAGAAGATGGGATTCCCGCTCCTTAAAGGGTAG